One region of Fusobacterium periodonticum 1_1_41FAA genomic DNA includes:
- the rpsJ gene encoding 30S ribosomal protein S10, with protein MASNKLRIYLKAYDYTLLDESAKRIAEAAKKSGATVAGPMPLPTKIRKYTVLRSVHVNKDSREQFEMRVHRRMIELVNSTDKAISSLTSVHLPAGVGIEIKQV; from the coding sequence ATGGCTTCTAACAAATTAAGAATCTATTTAAAAGCATACGATTATACTTTACTTGATGAATCAGCAAAAAGAATAGCTGAGGCTGCAAAGAAAAGTGGAGCTACTGTAGCAGGGCCTATGCCTTTACCTACAAAAATCAGAAAGTATACAGTTTTAAGATCAGTGCATGTTAATAAAGATTCAAGAGAGCAATTCGAAATGAGAGTGCACAGAAGAATGATAGAATTAGTAAATTCTACAGATAAGGCTATTAGTTCGTTAACATCAGTTCACTTACCAGCTGGTGTAGGAATAGAAATTAAACAAGTTTAA
- a CDS encoding aspartate:alanine exchanger family transporter, translating into MHFDLVGFIFNSLVLLFFTMTLGNLFGDIKFKKFNFGITGTLFIGLFVGYFLTKYAVTIPEGSKFFTKAQNVLKGNIIDSSIMNLSLLIFIVGTGLLAAKDMKYAITKFGKQFVILAIFIPFVGAVASYGFSKALKNMSPYQITGTYTGALTSSAGLAAATESSESESKHSAANFENLDEGTKVKILAIINNAKERDAKLKNEAIPEKMTVENTTSLSAEDTEIYVTEAKAGVGVGHSIGYPFGVLFLILGINFIPRMFRFDVEKEKEKYFAQKKIDLSNVKDSEKNTIPEVKMDFVGFSIAAFLGYFLGSIKIAMGPLGTFSLGSIGGAIIVALILGSIGKIGPINFRMDSVVLGKMRTYFLSIFLAGTGLNYGFRVVEAVTGDGIMIAVVSALVAILSVLFGFLLGHYVFHVNWTLLSGAITGGMTSAPGLGAAIDALDSDEPAISYGATQPLATLCMVIFSIIIHKLPI; encoded by the coding sequence ATGCATTTCGATTTGGTCGGTTTTATTTTTAATTCATTAGTTTTATTATTTTTCACTATGACTTTAGGAAACCTATTTGGAGATATAAAGTTTAAGAAATTCAATTTTGGAATTACTGGAACTTTATTCATTGGTCTGTTTGTTGGATATTTTCTAACAAAGTATGCAGTAACAATTCCAGAAGGTAGTAAATTTTTTACAAAAGCCCAAAATGTACTAAAGGGAAATATTATAGATAGCTCTATAATGAATTTATCACTACTTATTTTCATAGTTGGAACAGGGCTTTTAGCAGCTAAAGATATGAAATATGCTATTACTAAATTTGGAAAACAATTTGTAATTTTGGCTATATTTATACCATTTGTTGGAGCAGTAGCATCTTATGGTTTTTCAAAAGCATTAAAGAATATGAGTCCATATCAAATAACAGGAACTTATACTGGAGCTTTAACAAGTTCAGCAGGACTTGCAGCAGCAACTGAATCTTCAGAATCTGAATCAAAACATTCGGCAGCTAATTTTGAAAATCTTGATGAAGGAACAAAAGTAAAGATATTAGCTATAATTAATAATGCAAAAGAAAGAGATGCAAAATTAAAAAATGAAGCAATTCCAGAAAAAATGACAGTTGAAAACACAACAAGTCTATCAGCAGAAGATACAGAAATATATGTAACTGAAGCAAAAGCTGGGGTTGGAGTAGGACACTCAATTGGATATCCATTTGGAGTATTATTCTTAATTTTAGGTATTAATTTCATTCCAAGAATGTTTAGATTTGATGTTGAAAAAGAAAAAGAAAAGTACTTTGCTCAAAAGAAAATAGATTTAAGCAATGTTAAAGATTCAGAAAAAAATACTATTCCAGAAGTTAAAATGGACTTCGTAGGTTTCTCAATAGCAGCATTCTTAGGATATTTTTTAGGAAGTATTAAAATTGCAATGGGACCTCTAGGAACATTTTCATTAGGAAGTATTGGTGGAGCAATCATAGTTGCATTGATTTTAGGATCTATTGGAAAAATTGGACCTATCAACTTCCGTATGGATTCTGTTGTTTTAGGAAAAATGAGAACATATTTCTTATCAATTTTCTTAGCAGGAACAGGATTAAACTATGGTTTCCGTGTTGTTGAAGCTGTTACTGGAGATGGAATTATGATAGCAGTTGTTTCAGCACTTGTAGCTATTTTATCTGTTCTATTTGGATTCTTGTTAGGACACTATGTTTTCCATGTAAACTGGACTCTATTATCAGGAGCTATAACAGGTGGAATGACATCAGCACCAGGTTTAGGAGCAGCTATAGATGCGCTAGATTCTGATGAACCAGCAATATCTTATGGAGCCACACAACCACTTGCAACTCTATGCATGGTTATTTTCTCTATAATTATTCATAAATTACCTATCTAA